The DNA region TCGCCGCCGTCCTTCCGTCCGCCAGCGCTCAGGGCACCTTGCTGTACTTCAACGACGCCCATGAACTGGCTCCCCTCGGCGGCGGTCAGCGTGGCGGCATGGCCCGTCTGGCCACACAGATCGAGCAGATCCGCAGCGAACAGCCGGAAACACTTGTCCTCTTCGGTGGCGATCTGGCCGGTGGCACCCTATTTGGCGAGTTCCGTGGCGAACCGATCGTCGAAGCATTCAACCAGATCGGCGTAGACCTGGCCAACTTCGGTCAGCATGAATTCGATTTCGGAGCTGCGCAAGCGCAGCGACTGGTCCGGCAGTCCAAGTTTCCCTGGATCAGCTCCAACCTCACCCAGCACGGTCAGCCGTTCGCCGGTGCAGCCACCCGTAAAATCCTCAGCGTGGGCAATGTCAAAGTGGGCTTCATCGGCCTGACGACAGCGATGGAGACCACCAACGCTGGAGACACCGTTCAGCAAGGTGAGGTCGTCGAAGCCGCCAAACGTGAGGTGGCCGCCTTACAGGCTGAGGGTGCGGAATTGATCGTCGCCATCACGCAACAACCGTTGGAGGCCGATCTGAAACTGGCCAAAGAGGTTCCCGAGCTGAACCTTATTCTTAGCGAAGAGGAAAGCGAAACCCGGACCACCATGATCGCTGAAGGGGGCACGGTCATCGCCAAACCGGCCGGCAACATCGGCTCGGTCATCCGCGTGGACATCCATGCACCGCAGCAGCCGCTCAAGCTCTCCGTGCTCCCTATCGGGCCCGAACTGGTGGAACAGCCGCAGATCGCCGAATTGGCCACCCGGTACATGACCCAACTGGAACGAAGACTGGACCGAGTGATCACCCAGAGCAGCGTGGACCTGGACGCGGGTGCCAAAGTCAGCCGGGTTCAGGAGACGGCGCTCGGCAGCCTGA from Deinococcus sp. Marseille-Q6407 includes:
- a CDS encoding bifunctional metallophosphatase/5'-nucleotidase, with the translated sequence MRKLVLLALAAVLPSASAQGTLLYFNDAHELAPLGGGQRGGMARLATQIEQIRSEQPETLVLFGGDLAGGTLFGEFRGEPIVEAFNQIGVDLANFGQHEFDFGAAQAQRLVRQSKFPWISSNLTQHGQPFAGAATRKILSVGNVKVGFIGLTTAMETTNAGDTVQQGEVVEAAKREVAALQAEGAELIVAITQQPLEADLKLAKEVPELNLILSEEESETRTTMIAEGGTVIAKPAGNIGSVIRVDIHAPQQPLKLSVLPIGPELVEQPQIAELATRYMTQLERRLDRVITQSSVDLDAGAKVSRVQETALGSLIADAFREATGADIALMQGGGIRGDKVFPAGPVTLKTLTEILPFGNQVMMVEVDGRTLQAALENGVSKVDEYSGRFPQVSGLTDRFDPAKPVGQRVSEIRVADKPLDPQQLYKVALGSYLAAGGDGYTMFKGARVLISPADGVRDVTALSEYLQSQPTIAPQVDGRIQQP